A single genomic interval of Novosphingobium ginsenosidimutans harbors:
- the pdxA gene encoding 4-hydroxythreonine-4-phosphate dehydrogenase PdxA — protein sequence MSEGALVVSLGDPAGVGPELIAAAWAAREAAMLPPFVVAGGAEVLAAAAQSRGLSVPIREVFHPAEALECFEFVLPALAGADGDYTPGAPSRAGAELALASLTEATELTRNGDCWGLVTAPIAKSLLAEVGFAHPGQTEFVAAACGIAAEDAVMMLAGPTLRTVPLTVHVALAAVPGLVTTDLIVRKGRIVAQALARDFGIERPRLAIAALNPHAGEDGRMGHEDAAVVAPAIAALQAEGINATGPHPADALFTPRARATYDAALCMYHDQALVPLKALDFDEGVNVTLGLPIVRTSPDHGTAFGIAGQNVADPGATIAAIRMAGEIAARRAGVDLG from the coding sequence GTGAGCGAGGGGGCACTCGTCGTATCGCTGGGCGATCCGGCGGGTGTCGGACCCGAACTGATTGCGGCTGCCTGGGCCGCGCGCGAGGCCGCAATGCTGCCGCCATTCGTCGTGGCTGGCGGGGCCGAGGTCCTGGCCGCAGCCGCCCAATCGCGCGGCCTGTCGGTGCCGATCCGCGAGGTGTTCCATCCGGCCGAGGCGCTGGAGTGCTTTGAGTTTGTCCTGCCTGCGTTGGCCGGTGCCGATGGCGACTATACGCCGGGGGCGCCCAGCCGCGCCGGGGCGGAACTCGCCCTCGCCTCGCTTACCGAAGCGACCGAGCTGACCCGCAATGGCGATTGCTGGGGACTGGTCACCGCGCCAATCGCCAAGTCGCTACTGGCCGAAGTTGGGTTCGCCCATCCCGGCCAGACCGAATTTGTCGCCGCGGCCTGCGGCATTGCGGCCGAAGACGCCGTGATGATGCTGGCCGGGCCGACGCTGCGGACCGTGCCGCTGACGGTCCACGTCGCGCTCGCCGCTGTTCCAGGACTGGTCACGACCGACCTGATTGTCCGCAAGGGCCGGATCGTGGCACAAGCCCTGGCACGAGACTTCGGCATCGAACGCCCGCGCCTCGCCATTGCCGCGCTCAATCCGCATGCCGGGGAAGACGGCCGGATGGGGCATGAGGACGCCGCCGTGGTTGCCCCAGCGATTGCCGCGCTCCAGGCAGAAGGCATCAATGCGACCGGCCCGCACCCCGCCGACGCCCTCTTCACACCCCGCGCCCGGGCGACCTACGATGCGGCGCTGTGCATGTACCATGACCAGGCGCTGGTCCCGCTGAAAGCGCTGGACTTTGACGAAGGCGTCAACGTCACGCTGGGCCTGCCAATCGTCCGCACCAGCCCCGACCACGGCACCGCCTTCGGCATCGCCGGCCAGAACGTTGCCGATCCCGGCGCAACCATCGCCGCGATCCGCATGGCCGGTGAGATTGCCGCCCGCCGCGCCGGAGTGGATCTTGGCTGA
- the rsmA gene encoding 16S rRNA (adenine(1518)-N(6)/adenine(1519)-N(6))-dimethyltransferase RsmA, translating to MADLPPLRDVINRHGLFASKALGQNFLFDEQLLDRIAAIPGKLKGEQVLEVGPGPGGLTRALLRAGAQVTAIEMDRRCLPALAELAEAFPGQLRVIEGDATKVDHGLEGPYHVVANLPYNVGTALFVGWLSGEGWPPQWASLTLMFQLEVAQRIIAEAGSDAYGRLAVLAQWRSNAKIAMKVHRSAFTPPPKVMSAVVHVTPAAMPDGVSARMLERVTEAAFGQRRKMLRQSLKGLPGALEALESLGIDPARRAETLSVAEFVSLARALTA from the coding sequence TTGGCTGACCTGCCGCCGCTACGCGATGTCATCAACCGCCACGGCCTGTTCGCCTCCAAGGCGCTCGGCCAGAACTTCCTGTTCGATGAGCAATTGCTTGACCGGATCGCCGCGATCCCGGGCAAGCTCAAGGGCGAGCAGGTCCTCGAAGTTGGCCCTGGCCCCGGCGGCTTGACGCGTGCGCTTTTGCGGGCCGGAGCGCAGGTCACTGCAATCGAGATGGACCGGCGCTGCCTGCCCGCACTGGCCGAACTGGCCGAGGCTTTTCCCGGCCAGCTCCGGGTAATCGAGGGCGATGCGACCAAGGTCGATCACGGCCTTGAAGGCCCGTACCACGTTGTCGCCAACCTGCCCTACAATGTCGGCACAGCGCTGTTCGTTGGCTGGCTCAGCGGCGAAGGCTGGCCGCCGCAATGGGCTTCGCTGACGCTGATGTTCCAGCTTGAAGTTGCGCAGCGGATTATCGCCGAGGCGGGCAGCGATGCCTATGGCCGCCTGGCCGTGCTGGCCCAATGGCGCTCCAACGCGAAGATCGCGATGAAGGTCCACCGCAGCGCCTTCACGCCGCCGCCCAAGGTCATGAGCGCCGTGGTCCACGTCACCCCGGCCGCAATGCCGGACGGCGTTTCCGCCCGAATGCTCGAGCGCGTTACCGAAGCCGCCTTCGGCCAGCGCCGCAAGATGCTGCGCCAGAGCCTGAAGGGCCTGCCTGGTGCGCTGGAAGCGCTGGAGAGCCTCGGCATTGACCCCGCCCGCCGCGCCGAGACGCTAAGCGTGGCGGAGTTCGTCAGCCTCGCCCGGGCGCTCACTGCCTAA